A single Cucumis melo cultivar AY chromosome 4, USDA_Cmelo_AY_1.0, whole genome shotgun sequence DNA region contains:
- the LOC103486999 gene encoding cytochrome P450 CYP72A219-like codes for MMNWNYNWIWGVGLLWFLGLLGLWGWRIVNWVWLRPKRLEKLLRQQGLAGNSYRFLFGDTKEIGVAVRQARSQSMTFSHDIASRATPSSYPTIHKYGKDSFTWIGTTPRVYITEPEQVKIVFSQINDIRKTSSFPLRRRMGSGLVTLEGSKWAKHRKIINPAFHMEKLKEMFPAFSKSCREMVNKWEKMISEKGSGEIDVWPDLQNLAADVISRTAFGSSYDEGKKIFQLLKEWAMLLMSYLTKRAYYIPGARYIPTKLNKRMQEIDMKIRDLVRGIINKRQNAMKKGEASKNEDLLGILLESNESQIEEQKNKTDVGMSIEEVISECRLFYFAGQETTAVLLAWTMVLLGRYSEWQDRARAEVLEVFGDNKKLDFDGLSRLRVVSMILNEVLRLYPPVGMLAREVYKETKLGNLTLPSGVSIGIPILSMHQNPKIWGEDVLEFNPERFSEGISKATKNQVCFIPFGWGPRICIGQNFAMIEAKIALSMILQQFSFTLSPTYTHAPITNITIQPQHGAHLILRKL; via the exons ATGATGAATTGGAATTATAATTGGATATGGGGAGTGGGTTTGTTGTGGTTCTTGGGATTACTGGGATTATGGGGATGGAGGATTGTGAATTGGGTTTGGCTTAGGCCAAAGAGGCTTGAGAAGTTGTTGAGACAGCAAGGCCTCGCCGGCAACTCTTATCGGTTTCTGTTTGGTGATACAAAGGAGATTGGGGTGGCTGTCCGGCAAGCAAGATCGCAGTCCATGACCTTCTCCCATGATATTGCTTCACGAGCCACTCCTTCCTCTTATCCCACCATCCACAAATATG GTAAGGATTCTTTCACATGGATTGGAACAACACCTAGAGTGTATATAACAGAACCAGAACAAGTGAAGATtgttttctctcaaataaaTGATATTCGAAAGACATCTTCGTTTCCCCTTAGACGAAGAATGGGCAGTGGACTTGTAACTCTCGAGGGATCTAAATGGGCTAAACATAGAAAAATCATCAACCCTGCTTTTCACATGGAGAAGTTAAAg GAAATGTTTCCGGCATTCTCAAAGAGTTGCAGAGAAATGGTTAACAAATGGGAAAAGATGATTAGCGAAAAAGGAAGTGGTGAAATAGACGTGTGGCCTGATTTACAAAATTTGGCGGCTGATGTGATTTCTAGAACTGCTTTTGGAAGTAGTTACGATGAAgggaagaaaatctttcaactcTTGAAAGAGTGGGCAATGCTATTGATGTCATACCTAACTAAGAGAGCTTATTACATTCCAGGGGCGAG GTATATACCAACGAAATTAAACAAGAGGATGCAAGAGATTGATATGAAAATACGAGATCTGGTTCGGGGTATTATAAACAAAAGACAAAATGCTATGAAGAAAGGTGAAGCTTCCAAGAATGAAGATCTGTTAGGCATTCTTTTAGAATCAAATGAAAGTCAAATTGAAGAACAAAAAAACAAGACAGATGTTGGAATGAGCATAGAAGAAGTAATTAGTGAATGCAGGCTTTTCTATTTTGCCGGTCAAGAAACCACAGCTGTATTGCTTGCTTGGACGATGGTTCTACTTGGTCGATACTCAGAGTGGCAAGATCGAGCAAGAGCAGAAGTCTTGGAGGTTTTTGGCGATAACAAGAAATTGGATTTCGATGGTCTCAGTCGTCTAAGAGTA GTAAGTATGATACTAAATGAAGTTCTCAGGCTGTACCCTCCAGTTGGAATGTTAGCTCGAGAGGTTTACAAGGAAACAAAGTTGGGGAATTTGACATTACCTAGTGGGGTATCAATAGGAATACCAATCTTAAGCATGCACCAAAATCCCAAAATATGGGGGGAAGATGTACTTGAGTTCAACCCAGAAAGATTTTCGGAAGGAATTTCCAAAGCAACAAAGAATCAAGTATGCTTTATTCCTTTTGGATGGGGTCCTCGTATTTGCATCGGTCAAAACTTTGCAATGATTGAAGCCAAAATAGCATTATCGATGATTTTGCAACAATTCTCCTTTACACTTTCTCCAACTTATACTCATGCTCCTATCACAAATATCACTATTCAGCCACAACATGGAGCTCATCTCATCCTTCGTAAACTATAA
- the LOC103486995 gene encoding F-box protein CPR1-like gives MASLGNLPDGVIIEILSRLPPESLLRFKCVRKSWYALFNDPKFKEKHFSTSLQHKHVLLKRFVTKESGNEENIFSILKLPLSIHSSLSISDIDLPFHEDFRFFELHGHSHGLLCLTDLLKDIFLCNPSTREFHKLPPSILLLTEPPAEPDGYDSSTNAVGFGYDSKSRDFKVVRVVDFVEGPGYFYPPKVEVYDLSTERWREIQTPVCGHVFWAPCFEVFHEGTYYWWADDDGNTEIILTFDMSEEVFGQIPVPESFQGTRDWYRSLGVLDGCIVLFHYPSRGDERRFDMWEMGKDESGGVSWSKVLTIGPVSGIEKPLLFVSSEELLMEGNGGQLIVYNIRSEEVKEVPIKGSPGRFQGTAFVKSLLSVKGGDSINYEF, from the coding sequence ATGGCGTCCCTCGGAAATCTTCCTGATGGAGTAATCATCGAAATTCTCTCCAGACTTCCCCCGGAGTCTCTCCTCCGATTCAAGTGCGTCCGTAAATCCTGGTATGCTCTGTTCAATGATcctaaattcaaagaaaaacatttcTCCACTTCTCTTCAACACAAACACGTTCTTCTCAAGCGCTTTGTTACCAAAGAATCCGGAAACGAGGAAAACATCTTCTCCATCCTCAAATTACCTCTCTCAATCCATTCATCTCTGTCCATTTCCGATATCGATTTACCGTTCCATGAGGATTTTCGGTTTTTCGAACTCCATGGCCATTCTCACGGCTTACTCTGCCTCACCGATCTTCTTAAGGATATTTTCCTCTGCAATCCCTCAACCCGAGAGTTTCATAAGCTTCCCCCGTCGATTCTGCTTCTCACTGAACCTCCGGCTGAACCCGACGGCTACGATTCGTCAACAAACGCCGTTGGATTTGGATACGATTCCAAATCTAGGGATTTCAAAGTAGTTAGGGTTGTTGATTTTGTGGAAGGACCAGGCTATTTTTACCCTCCCAAAGTGGAAGTTTATGATTTGAGTACAGAAAGATGGAGAGAAATTCAAACCCCTGTTTGTGGCCATGTATTTTGGGCGCCTTGCTTTGAGGTGTTTCATGAAGGAACATATTACTGGTGGGCGGATGACGATGGAAATACAGAGATTATACTGACATTCGACATGAGCGAGGAGGTTTTCGGCCAAATTCCGGTACCGGAGAGTTTCCAGGGGACGAGGGACTGGTATAGGAGTTTAGGGGTTTTGGATGGATGTATTGTTCTGTTTCATTATCCATCAAGAGGAGATGAAAGAAGGTTCGACATGTGGGAGATGGGGAAGGATGAATCAGGTGGGGTTTCATGGTCAAAAGTATTGACAATTGGGCCTGTTTCTGGGATTGAGAAGCCATTGTTGTTTGTAAGCTCTGAAGAACTTTTAATGGAGGGTAATGGTGGACAGTTGATTGTGTATAATATTAGAAGTGAGGAGGTGAAAGAGGTTCCTATAAAAGGGAGTCCAGGCAGGTTTCAAGGTACTGCTTTTGTCAAGAGTTTGTTGTCTGTTAAGGGAGGAGATAGCATCAATTATGAATTTTGA